One window of Stenotrophomonas indicatrix genomic DNA carries:
- a CDS encoding DUF3772 domain-containing protein yields the protein MAGLSSFFRTILVRGPWLGLLVCCMLLLAVPALAQEDDPTPKQQLAQIDSTLKDVERKRVDAAAVETLSMLSEEASQARRDAEALEKALQPQLDRLDEQLAQLGTPAEGTTEPPELVTQRRTITRQRDGLVASMAQAKASAVRAQQMAADIDQQRTAQRTEELGQKVASPLSPALWTKVAERLPIDIARVAPLAQMGRDALVAGIRTHGWGTLLLGVVAALVMMFPLRLWLRALGRRFAASERAPDGRLRRSGLAMWLLLIGTLLPGYAVVVLMAALSAINAIAPRLQVVAEGVETATFRAAFIAALSACMLVPQRPSWRLLNLDDTAALKLRKYAWGAAALAWLSTVLVAVDQATRTSDVTTVALDGVIALTYLGLIMAMLVTLARLHRRQTAEAEAKLEAQADGQGAAVPVRRSSWLVLARVAGNIAVVAAIIATLMGYVNFAKFVNQQLIGGSIVVLAATLLFKFVDDFSTWLLNADSKVGQTILLSTGLSVSRLEQAGVLLSAVLRTFVVLIALLALAAPFGNIGSVVERVASLANGIPIGDITLKPARIAIALLVMLVGLGLTQLLQRWLTDTYLPKTELDLGARNSISTITRYVGIILVGLWALTAMGLNLKNLALLVSALSVGIGFGLQAIIQNFVSGLILLTERPVKIGDWVKLGDQEGDIRRINVRSTEIQVSDKSTLIVPNSELITKTIRNMTMGNNQGRIQIQFAVPASTDVAGLRQALLDAYGAHTTVLQQPAPSVYIDSIAGGQITINSFAYVASPRQVYGTRSDLYFSLLQILAERSIPLSTPTDIHITRDPPQ from the coding sequence GTGGCTGGCTTGTCTTCCTTCTTCCGAACGATCCTGGTGCGCGGCCCCTGGTTGGGCCTGCTGGTGTGCTGCATGCTGCTGCTGGCTGTGCCGGCGCTGGCCCAGGAGGACGACCCCACGCCCAAGCAGCAGCTGGCACAGATCGACAGCACGCTGAAGGATGTCGAGCGCAAGCGTGTTGACGCCGCAGCTGTGGAAACCCTGTCGATGTTGTCCGAGGAGGCTTCGCAGGCGCGACGCGATGCTGAAGCCCTGGAGAAAGCGCTGCAGCCGCAGCTGGATCGGCTCGACGAACAGCTGGCGCAGTTGGGTACACCCGCCGAGGGAACCACCGAGCCGCCGGAGCTGGTGACGCAACGGCGGACCATTACCCGCCAGCGCGATGGCCTGGTGGCCTCGATGGCACAGGCAAAGGCCAGCGCGGTGCGCGCCCAGCAGATGGCGGCCGACATCGACCAGCAACGCACGGCACAGCGCACGGAGGAGCTGGGGCAGAAGGTCGCTTCGCCGCTGTCTCCTGCGCTGTGGACCAAGGTGGCCGAGCGCTTACCGATCGATATCGCACGCGTCGCACCGCTGGCGCAGATGGGCCGGGACGCGCTGGTCGCCGGCATCCGTACGCACGGTTGGGGCACCCTGTTGCTGGGCGTGGTGGCCGCACTGGTGATGATGTTCCCGCTGCGGCTGTGGCTGCGCGCGCTGGGGCGCCGGTTCGCCGCATCCGAACGTGCGCCTGACGGCCGACTGCGCCGTTCCGGGCTCGCTATGTGGCTGCTGCTGATAGGTACGCTGCTGCCCGGCTATGCCGTGGTGGTGCTGATGGCGGCACTGAGTGCGATCAATGCGATCGCACCGCGCCTGCAGGTGGTGGCCGAGGGGGTGGAGACTGCCACCTTCCGCGCGGCCTTCATCGCCGCGCTCAGTGCCTGCATGTTGGTGCCCCAGCGTCCGTCGTGGCGCCTGTTGAATCTCGATGACACCGCCGCGCTGAAGCTGCGCAAATACGCCTGGGGTGCGGCGGCACTGGCCTGGCTGAGCACGGTGCTGGTGGCTGTCGACCAAGCCACGCGCACCAGCGATGTCACCACGGTGGCGCTGGACGGCGTGATCGCGCTGACCTATCTGGGCCTGATCATGGCCATGCTGGTGACCCTGGCGCGCCTGCATCGGCGCCAGACCGCCGAGGCCGAGGCGAAGCTGGAAGCGCAGGCCGACGGTCAGGGCGCGGCCGTTCCGGTACGCCGCAGCAGCTGGCTGGTGCTGGCACGCGTGGCCGGCAACATCGCCGTGGTGGCCGCGATCATCGCCACCCTGATGGGCTATGTGAACTTCGCCAAGTTCGTCAACCAGCAGTTGATCGGCGGCAGCATAGTGGTGCTGGCGGCAACGCTGCTGTTCAAGTTCGTCGACGATTTCTCCACCTGGCTGCTCAACGCCGACAGCAAGGTCGGCCAGACCATCCTGCTCAGCACCGGCCTCAGCGTGTCGCGGCTGGAACAGGCCGGTGTGCTGCTGTCCGCCGTGTTGCGAACGTTCGTGGTGTTGATCGCGCTGCTGGCGCTGGCGGCGCCGTTCGGCAACATCGGCTCGGTGGTCGAGCGCGTCGCTTCGCTGGCCAACGGCATCCCCATCGGCGACATCACGCTCAAGCCCGCGCGGATCGCCATAGCGCTGCTTGTGATGCTGGTCGGGCTGGGGCTGACGCAGCTGCTGCAGCGCTGGTTGACCGACACCTACCTGCCCAAGACCGAACTGGACCTGGGCGCGCGCAATTCAATCAGCACGATCACCCGCTACGTGGGCATCATCCTGGTGGGCCTGTGGGCGCTGACCGCGATGGGCCTGAACCTGAAGAACCTGGCGCTGCTGGTCAGTGCGCTCTCGGTGGGTATCGGCTTCGGCCTGCAGGCGATCATCCAGAACTTCGTCTCCGGCCTGATCCTGCTGACCGAGCGCCCGGTGAAGATCGGTGACTGGGTGAAGCTGGGCGATCAGGAAGGCGACATCCGCCGGATCAACGTGCGTTCCACCGAGATCCAGGTGAGCGACAAATCCACGCTGATCGTGCCCAATTCGGAACTGATCACCAAGACCATCCGCAACATGACGATGGGCAACAACCAAGGCCGTATCCAGATCCAGTTCGCGGTGCCGGCCAGCACCGACGTGGCCGGTCTGCGACAGGCGCTGCTGGATGCATACGGCGCCCACACTACGGTGCTGCAGCAGCCGGCGCCGTCGGTGTACATCGACAGCATCGCTGGCGGCCAGATCACCATCAACAGCTTCGCCTACGTGGCCAGTCCGCGACAGGTGTATGGCACGCGCAGTGATCTGTATTTCAGCCTGCTGCAGATCCTGGCCGAGCGGAGCATCCCGCTGTCCACGCCGACCGACATCCACATCACCCGCGATCCGCCGCAGTAA
- the speA gene encoding arginine decarboxylase, protein MTDWSLDQARKTYSIPHWADGYFDVDQAGHMVVRPTGADGPVVSLPKVVDAARAAGAKLPLLVRFPDILGQRLGKLQAAFAQAQQDWDYPGGYTAVYPIKVNQHRGVAGTLASHHGEGFGLEAGSKPELMAVLALSRPGGLIVCNGYKDREYIRLALIGRKLGLQTFIVIEKPSELKLVLEESKALDVKPGLGVRMRLASLGAGKWQNSGGDKAKFGLSPRQLLDLWKSLRDTEYADCLSLLHFHMGSQISNVRDIANGMREATRYFVELSQLGAKITHVDVGGGLGVDYEGTRSRSFCSINYGLNSYASNIVQPLANACEEHGLTPPRIVTECGRAMTAHHAVLIANVSEVEQAQEGRVPDQHDDEPASIRHLREIHEELDVRPAVELFQEAQHFHAEGLSSYALGQIDLPQRARIDDLFYAIAHGVRARLSYDEKSHRPALDELNERLVDKYFVNFSVFESIPDAWAIDQVFPIVPIERLNETPDRRGIIADMTCDSDGMVKTYVENESLDSSLPLHAIKHGESYRIGFFMVGAYQEILGDIHNLFGDTDAVEVLADADGYAITQQRRGDTTDVMLDYVGYKLDDLRAAYADRVASADLSPERAQELSEALEAGLTGYTYLSDEPLI, encoded by the coding sequence ATGACCGATTGGTCCCTCGACCAAGCCCGCAAGACCTACTCGATCCCGCACTGGGCGGATGGTTATTTCGACGTGGATCAGGCCGGGCACATGGTGGTGAGACCGACCGGGGCGGATGGCCCGGTGGTGTCGCTGCCCAAGGTGGTGGATGCCGCGCGCGCGGCCGGCGCCAAGCTGCCGCTGCTGGTGCGCTTCCCGGACATCCTGGGCCAGCGCCTGGGCAAGCTGCAGGCGGCGTTCGCCCAGGCCCAGCAGGATTGGGACTACCCGGGCGGCTACACCGCTGTGTACCCGATCAAGGTGAACCAGCACCGCGGCGTGGCCGGCACCCTGGCCAGCCACCACGGTGAAGGCTTCGGCCTGGAAGCGGGCAGCAAGCCGGAACTGATGGCCGTGCTGGCGCTGTCGCGCCCGGGTGGCCTGATCGTCTGCAACGGCTACAAGGACCGCGAGTACATCCGCCTGGCCCTGATCGGCCGCAAGCTGGGCCTGCAGACCTTCATCGTCATCGAGAAGCCGTCCGAGCTGAAGCTGGTGCTGGAAGAATCCAAGGCGCTGGACGTGAAGCCGGGCCTGGGTGTGCGCATGCGCCTGGCCTCGCTGGGCGCCGGCAAGTGGCAGAACAGCGGTGGCGACAAGGCCAAGTTCGGCCTGTCCCCGCGCCAGCTGCTGGACCTGTGGAAGTCGCTGCGTGATACCGAATACGCCGACTGCCTGAGCCTGCTGCACTTCCACATGGGCTCGCAGATCTCCAACGTGCGCGACATCGCCAACGGCATGCGCGAAGCCACCCGTTACTTCGTCGAGCTGTCACAGCTGGGTGCGAAGATCACCCACGTCGACGTGGGCGGTGGCTTGGGCGTGGACTACGAAGGCACCCGTTCGCGCAGCTTCTGCTCGATCAACTACGGCCTGAATTCGTACGCCAGCAATATCGTGCAGCCGCTGGCCAATGCCTGCGAAGAACACGGCCTGACCCCGCCGCGCATCGTCACCGAGTGCGGCCGTGCGATGACCGCGCACCACGCGGTGCTGATCGCCAACGTGTCCGAAGTGGAACAGGCGCAGGAAGGCCGCGTGCCGGACCAGCACGACGACGAGCCGGCCTCGATCCGCCACCTGCGCGAGATCCACGAAGAACTGGACGTGCGTCCGGCGGTGGAACTGTTCCAGGAAGCACAGCACTTCCATGCCGAAGGCCTGTCCAGCTATGCGCTGGGCCAGATCGACCTGCCGCAGCGTGCGCGCATCGACGATCTGTTCTATGCCATCGCCCATGGTGTGCGTGCGCGCCTGAGCTATGACGAGAAGAGCCATCGCCCGGCGCTGGATGAACTGAATGAGCGCCTGGTCGACAAGTACTTCGTCAACTTCAGCGTGTTCGAGTCGATTCCCGATGCGTGGGCGATCGACCAGGTGTTCCCGATCGTGCCGATCGAGCGCCTGAACGAGACACCGGATCGTCGCGGCATCATCGCCGACATGACCTGTGATTCCGATGGCATGGTCAAGACCTACGTCGAGAACGAAAGCCTGGACAGCTCGCTGCCGCTGCACGCGATCAAGCACGGCGAAAGCTACCGCATCGGTTTCTTCATGGTCGGTGCCTACCAGGAAATCCTCGGCGACATCCACAACCTGTTCGGTGATACCGACGCGGTGGAAGTGCTGGCCGATGCCGATGGTTACGCCATCACCCAGCAGCGTCGCGGCGACACCACCGACGTGATGCTGGACTACGTGGGCTACAAGCTGGATGACCTGCGTGCGGCCTACGCCGACCGCGTGGCATCGGCAGACCTGTCGCCGGAGCGCGCGCAGGAACTGTCCGAAGCGCTGGAAGCGGGCCTGACCGGTTACACCTACCTGTCCGACGAACCGCTGATCTGA
- a CDS encoding lipocalin family protein, with amino-acid sequence MTDLPPLKTVTDLKLPRYLGTWYEIARLPMRHEPQGCTDVSAHYQLLDNGNVGVTNRCRMDGEIEEATGEACAIDNDSARLEVSFLPKGLRWLPFAKGDYWVMQVAPDYSVALVGSPDRKYLWLLAREPRLDATVQDHYLAAARLQGFDLSELIQTPHTGHPTA; translated from the coding sequence ATGACCGACCTGCCACCCCTGAAGACAGTCACCGACCTCAAGCTGCCCCGCTACCTGGGCACCTGGTACGAGATCGCCCGCCTGCCGATGCGCCACGAGCCGCAGGGCTGCACCGATGTGTCGGCCCATTACCAGTTGCTGGACAACGGCAACGTGGGCGTGACCAACCGCTGCCGCATGGACGGCGAGATCGAGGAAGCCACCGGTGAGGCCTGCGCCATCGACAACGACAGCGCGCGGCTGGAAGTCAGCTTCCTGCCCAAGGGCCTGCGCTGGCTCCCCTTCGCCAAGGGTGACTACTGGGTGATGCAGGTAGCGCCGGACTACAGCGTTGCCCTGGTCGGCAGCCCGGACCGCAAGTACCTGTGGCTGCTGGCGCGCGAGCCCCGGCTCGATGCCACCGTGCAGGACCATTATCTGGCAGCCGCACGCCTGCAGGGCTTCGATCTGTCCGAACTGATCCAGACCCCGCATACCGGCCACCCCACGGCCTGA
- a CDS encoding response regulator transcription factor, translated as MRILLAEDDAALVERLQPLLEQAGYVVDVVADGRQAEEIGQVEDLQAAIVDLGLPGLDGLSVIERWRGNGRDFPVLVLTARGRWHDKLAGFDAGADDYLTKPFQADELVLRLRALIRRSHGHASPRLQCGPLQLDVNAGRFDLDGQALALSPQEFRLLSYFIHHSGQVIGRDRLGEHVFDGGHDPDSNALDVLLGRVRRKLGTDLIQTVRGQGWRLAAP; from the coding sequence ATGCGCATCCTGTTGGCCGAAGACGATGCCGCCTTGGTCGAGCGCCTGCAGCCGCTGCTGGAGCAGGCCGGCTACGTGGTCGACGTGGTGGCCGATGGCCGCCAAGCCGAGGAGATCGGTCAGGTGGAAGACCTGCAGGCCGCCATCGTCGATCTGGGCCTGCCCGGGCTGGATGGCCTGAGCGTGATCGAGCGCTGGCGCGGCAACGGCCGCGACTTTCCGGTGCTGGTGCTGACCGCGCGCGGACGCTGGCACGACAAGCTGGCCGGCTTCGACGCCGGTGCCGACGACTACCTGACCAAACCTTTCCAGGCCGACGAACTGGTGCTGCGCCTGCGCGCGCTGATCCGCCGCAGCCACGGCCATGCCAGTCCACGGTTGCAGTGCGGTCCACTGCAGCTGGACGTCAATGCCGGGCGCTTCGACCTGGATGGCCAGGCGTTGGCGCTGAGCCCGCAGGAATTCCGCCTGCTGAGCTACTTCATCCACCACAGCGGCCAGGTGATCGGCCGCGACCGCCTGGGCGAACATGTGTTCGATGGCGGTCATGACCCCGATTCGAATGCGCTGGACGTACTGCTGGGGCGGGTGCGCCGCAAGCTCGGCACCGACCTGATCCAGACCGTGCGCGGCCAGGGCTGGCGGTTGGCCGCGCCGTGA
- the speE gene encoding polyamine aminopropyltransferase yields MTDNSNWYIEHFERTGSAIGYRITGKLDEVQSPFQKIEIFQTTDWGNLMTIDGAIMLTSKDNFFYHEMISHPVLFTHAAPKRVVIIGGGDCGTLREVLKHKGVESVTQCDIDEQVTVMARKHFPELCDSNNDPRAELMFDDGVAYMANCPAGSVDVVIVDSTDPVGPGEGLFNKAFYESCFKALKDDGILVQQSESPLMQLELINEMRAEMGKAGFGSFKTLPFPQPCYPTGWWSVTLARKGDSSFDFRQADSAAKTFDTLYYTAALHTGVLVTPPFVKAALK; encoded by the coding sequence ATGACTGACAACAGCAACTGGTACATCGAACACTTCGAGCGCACCGGCTCGGCCATCGGCTACCGCATCACCGGCAAGCTGGACGAAGTGCAGTCGCCGTTCCAGAAGATCGAGATCTTCCAGACCACCGACTGGGGCAACCTGATGACCATCGATGGGGCCATCATGCTGACCAGCAAGGACAACTTCTTCTACCACGAGATGATCAGCCACCCGGTGCTGTTCACCCACGCCGCGCCCAAGCGCGTGGTGATCATCGGCGGCGGCGACTGCGGCACCCTGCGCGAAGTGCTCAAGCACAAGGGCGTGGAGAGCGTGACCCAGTGCGACATCGACGAGCAGGTGACGGTGATGGCGCGCAAGCACTTCCCGGAACTGTGCGATTCCAACAACGACCCGCGCGCCGAGCTGATGTTCGATGACGGCGTGGCCTACATGGCCAACTGCCCGGCCGGCAGCGTGGACGTGGTGATCGTCGATTCGACCGACCCGGTCGGCCCGGGCGAAGGCCTGTTCAACAAGGCGTTCTACGAGAGCTGCTTCAAGGCCCTGAAGGACGACGGCATCCTGGTGCAGCAGTCCGAGTCGCCGCTGATGCAGCTGGAGCTGATCAACGAGATGCGCGCCGAAATGGGCAAGGCCGGCTTCGGCTCGTTCAAGACCCTGCCGTTCCCGCAGCCGTGCTACCCCACCGGCTGGTGGAGCGTGACCCTGGCGCGCAAGGGCGACAGCAGCTTCGACTTCCGCCAGGCCGATTCGGCCGCCAAGACCTTCGACACCCTGTACTACACCGCCGCGCTGCACACCGGCGTGCTGGTGACCCCGCCGTTCGTGAAGGCGGCGCTGAAGTAA
- a CDS encoding PepSY domain-containing protein: MLKSLTLATVVALALAPAAQAAPLGMAQVEQTLRKAGYTQIHEIERDDGLWEADVSRADGRFSEVYVDPKTGEIFDEHDSRAQLSTEQVLAKAQSQGLREIHSLERDGATWSLEARNARNQRVEVRLSGYDGRILHSERDGWLD, from the coding sequence ATGTTGAAGTCGCTCACCCTCGCTACTGTCGTTGCGCTTGCCCTCGCTCCCGCTGCCCAGGCCGCACCGCTGGGCATGGCCCAGGTCGAACAGACCCTGCGCAAGGCCGGCTACACCCAGATCCATGAGATCGAGCGCGATGATGGCCTGTGGGAAGCCGATGTCAGCCGTGCCGACGGTCGCTTCAGCGAGGTGTATGTGGACCCGAAGACCGGCGAGATCTTCGACGAGCACGATAGCCGCGCACAGCTGAGTACCGAACAGGTGCTGGCCAAGGCGCAGTCGCAGGGACTGCGTGAAATCCATTCGCTGGAACGCGATGGTGCAACGTGGTCGCTGGAAGCCCGCAATGCCCGGAATCAGCGCGTGGAAGTGCGCCTGAGTGGGTACGACGGCCGCATCCTGCACAGCGAGCGTGACGGCTGGCTGGATTGA
- a CDS encoding NAD(P)/FAD-dependent oxidoreductase, with the protein MDLKSGYPWWAVRNGLIQAFPPLEQDLQCDVLVVGGGITGALIADELSAHGHNVALIEQRDIGWGSTAASTALLQYEIDTHLLELASQYGQDAAALAYQACADAIPALGEVARGLKDVNFKQMDSLYLASRRRDVPRLMAEGAARRGIGLDARWLDRDALQERFSVDAGGALLTRQAARVDPYCFTYGLLRRLQRRGGVAHDRTVLHTLTPSARGVTARTESGMQIRARHVVLAMGYANQQWLDPRVARNRSSYAFITDPVNADELGWLQRTMVWESARPYLYLRATGDRRLLVGGLDDAIDIPARRDGRVDSKARKLMKQLLQWFPHLQPTPAFSWAGTFAETADGLPFFGPHAQWGPRVQFAMAYGGNGITYSMIGAGLLRARIERRRHPLQDLFGFGRL; encoded by the coding sequence ATGGACCTGAAGAGTGGCTACCCGTGGTGGGCGGTGCGCAACGGCCTGATCCAGGCCTTTCCGCCGCTGGAACAGGATCTGCAGTGCGATGTGCTGGTGGTCGGTGGCGGCATCACCGGCGCGCTGATCGCCGATGAGCTGTCGGCCCATGGCCACAACGTTGCGCTGATCGAGCAGCGTGACATCGGCTGGGGCAGCACCGCAGCCAGTACCGCGCTGCTGCAGTACGAGATCGATACCCATCTGCTGGAACTGGCCTCGCAGTATGGCCAGGACGCGGCGGCACTGGCCTACCAGGCCTGTGCGGACGCGATCCCTGCATTGGGCGAGGTCGCGCGCGGCCTGAAGGACGTGAATTTCAAGCAGATGGACAGTCTGTACCTGGCCAGTCGCCGCCGTGACGTACCGCGGCTGATGGCCGAAGGCGCGGCGCGCCGTGGCATCGGCCTGGATGCGCGCTGGCTGGACCGGGATGCGCTGCAGGAACGTTTCAGCGTCGATGCCGGCGGCGCGCTGCTGACCCGCCAGGCCGCACGGGTCGATCCCTACTGCTTCACTTACGGGCTGCTGCGGCGACTGCAGCGGCGCGGCGGCGTGGCGCATGACCGCACCGTGCTGCATACCCTCACCCCCAGCGCGCGCGGCGTGACCGCCCGCACCGAATCCGGCATGCAGATCCGCGCCCGCCACGTGGTGCTGGCGATGGGCTATGCCAACCAGCAGTGGCTGGACCCGCGCGTGGCCCGCAACCGCAGCAGCTATGCGTTCATCACCGACCCGGTCAACGCCGACGAGTTGGGCTGGCTGCAGCGCACGATGGTCTGGGAGAGCGCCCGCCCCTACCTCTACCTGCGTGCCACCGGCGACCGCAGGCTGTTGGTGGGCGGGCTGGACGATGCCATCGATATCCCCGCCCGCCGCGATGGCCGGGTGGACAGCAAGGCCCGCAAACTGATGAAGCAGCTGCTGCAGTGGTTCCCGCACCTGCAGCCGACCCCGGCGTTTTCATGGGCGGGCACCTTTGCCGAGACCGCTGACGGCCTGCCGTTCTTTGGGCCGCATGCGCAGTGGGGCCCGCGAGTGCAGTTCGCCATGGCCTATGGTGGCAACGGAATCACCTATTCGATGATCGGCGCCGGGCTGCTGCGGGCGCGGATCGAGCGGCGCCGGCACCCGCTGCAGGACCTGTTCGGGTTCGGGCGGTTGTAG
- a CDS encoding DUF6122 family protein produces the protein MSARAIFHLFLHAVVPALLAWLFWRKRFASAWLLLLLGWIIDLDHLLADPIYAPNRCSIGFHPLHTAPAIAVYAGLCVPKKTRLVGIGLMIHIVLDAIDCWWMHHR, from the coding sequence ATGAGCGCCCGCGCGATCTTCCACCTGTTCCTGCATGCAGTCGTGCCAGCCCTGCTGGCATGGCTGTTCTGGCGCAAGCGTTTCGCCTCGGCGTGGCTGTTGCTGCTGCTGGGCTGGATCATCGATCTGGACCATCTGCTGGCCGATCCGATCTACGCCCCGAACCGCTGCAGCATCGGCTTCCACCCGCTGCATACCGCGCCGGCGATTGCCGTGTATGCGGGCCTGTGCGTGCCGAAGAAGACGCGGCTGGTGGGGATTGGCCTGATGATCCACATCGTGCTGGATGCCATCGATTGCTGGTGGATGCATCACCGCTGA
- a CDS encoding sensor histidine kinase gives MSRQPSLRRRLLLAGGIGLLLVSALASALLGELFKRSARDRLDNELQQDMLTLLAQAEIDADGQLQLRQEPNDARFQRVFSGAYWQITNSSGKVLLQSRSLWDETLPVAATGAAERNLPGPLQQSLRARVQQVRLPRANEPYVAVVATDRSALDADVAAFRQRSAMALAVLVAAWLAVLASQVHFGLRPLQRLGTQLERVRRGDAQHIDTAGLGAEIAPLGDELNALLDHQQRMVARARTSAQDLAHALKTPLSVLAAEADGEGRAWRATLREQGARMQASVDRYLAAGLTADHRERTPVATVAQAMCRLMARVHGERALQFQAEGIADDLQFAGASADLEEMLGNLLDNAGKWAQREVTVTARAEEEQVRIDVRDDGPGLAAEALAQVTQRGVRLDEREGSSGLGLAIVGDIAASYGGRLALENAQPGLRATLWLPVG, from the coding sequence GTGAGCCGGCAACCGTCACTGCGACGCCGGCTGCTGCTGGCCGGTGGCATCGGCCTGCTGCTGGTCTCGGCGCTGGCCAGTGCGCTGCTGGGCGAACTGTTCAAGCGCAGCGCGCGCGACCGCCTGGACAATGAACTGCAGCAGGACATGCTGACCCTGTTGGCGCAGGCAGAGATCGATGCCGATGGCCAGCTGCAGCTGCGCCAGGAACCCAACGATGCGCGCTTCCAGCGCGTGTTCTCCGGCGCGTACTGGCAGATCACCAATAGCAGCGGCAAGGTGCTGCTGCAGTCACGTTCGTTATGGGACGAAACGCTGCCAGTGGCCGCCACTGGCGCAGCCGAACGCAATCTGCCGGGCCCGCTGCAGCAGTCGCTGCGCGCGCGCGTGCAGCAGGTGCGCCTGCCACGCGCCAACGAACCCTATGTTGCCGTGGTCGCCACCGACCGCAGTGCATTGGACGCGGACGTGGCCGCGTTCCGCCAACGCAGCGCGATGGCGCTGGCGGTACTGGTTGCCGCGTGGCTGGCGGTACTGGCCAGCCAGGTGCATTTCGGCCTGCGCCCGCTGCAACGCCTCGGTACGCAGCTGGAGCGTGTGCGCCGCGGTGATGCACAGCACATCGATACGGCCGGATTGGGTGCTGAAATCGCGCCGCTGGGTGACGAGCTCAACGCGCTGCTGGACCACCAGCAACGGATGGTGGCGCGCGCGCGTACCAGCGCGCAGGATCTGGCGCATGCGCTGAAAACACCGCTGAGCGTGCTCGCCGCCGAAGCCGATGGCGAGGGCCGCGCGTGGCGCGCGACGCTGCGCGAACAGGGCGCACGCATGCAGGCCAGCGTTGATCGCTATCTTGCCGCCGGACTGACTGCCGACCATCGCGAGCGTACGCCGGTGGCCACGGTGGCACAGGCGATGTGCAGGTTGATGGCACGGGTGCATGGCGAGCGTGCGCTGCAGTTCCAGGCCGAAGGCATTGCCGACGACCTGCAGTTCGCCGGTGCCAGCGCCGACCTGGAAGAGATGCTCGGCAACCTGCTCGACAACGCCGGCAAGTGGGCACAGCGGGAAGTCACTGTTACCGCGCGTGCGGAAGAAGAGCAGGTGCGCATCGACGTGCGCGACGACGGCCCGGGTCTGGCAGCCGAGGCGTTGGCGCAGGTCACCCAACGCGGCGTGCGGTTGGATGAGCGCGAAGGCAGCAGCGGCCTGGGGCTGGCCATCGTGGGTGATATCGCCGCCAGTTATGGTGGCCGGCTGGCGTTGGAGAACGCGCAACCGGGATTGCGCGCGACGTTGTGGTTGCCGGTGGGGTGA
- a CDS encoding PepSY domain-containing protein, translated as MLSSLSLLLALASAPTATGPAQDPAQQVARRAVQQGRYVPLESVVRDALKRHPGQLLEVELDDGVYEVEILRADGVVVELDYDARNGRLLKTELDD; from the coding sequence ATCCTGTCTTCCCTGTCCCTGCTGCTGGCGCTGGCCAGCGCCCCGACCGCCACCGGCCCTGCCCAGGACCCGGCGCAGCAGGTCGCGCGCCGGGCCGTACAACAGGGCCGCTACGTGCCACTGGAAAGCGTGGTGCGCGATGCACTCAAGCGCCACCCCGGCCAGCTGCTGGAAGTGGAGCTGGACGATGGCGTGTATGAAGTGGAGATCCTGCGCGCCGACGGCGTGGTGGTGGAGCTGGACTATGATGCGCGCAACGGCAGGCTGCTGAAGACGGAGCTGGACGACTGA